Within the Gossypium raimondii isolate GPD5lz chromosome 12, ASM2569854v1, whole genome shotgun sequence genome, the region caagagaatgcaacaaaaaaagattaatAATCACAATTGAATCTTTTGCATCTCACTACATTGTAACGCTTGCAATACTCTGGATCACTCCAATGTGACTCGTCCAGGGAAGTAATTTGCTGCTTCTGGACATCGAAACGGTAACGTATAGAAGAGCATGATGAGGTGAGCACCACCCTTTTCACACTGCTGGCTTTTGAGCATGATCTCAGCACATTCAACGTACCCTTTATGCATGGATCAATTAGAGTTGCCTACAGGTAATGTATTTCTGACATTAGATATAAGCATTTCCGActcatttttaacaaaataaatgcGGGAACAAACATTTATATGAAACTGCAATGTTTTTTAAACCGGACCGAAGATTGAATCGATTAGGTCATTAATTTGTCGGTTTGTTCGATTCGATTAAAAAGGCCAGTTCGACGATTCATGCTAGTTCTTGATCTAATCGATTCAAAAGTACCTCCCAAACTAATACCCTAATTAGTTCCAGATCCAACCGGTCCGATTCAAATAACATTGAGAAACAATAATATTTCCTAATTAACCATATATAATCTAATATATTCAACACTTAATTCAATAACAATTTAACGTAGTTGAAATTCAAGTCCTTAATCATATTAAGGGTTAACTTCACAAAATCTTCTCAAATTATGatctagattttaaatttattttcaaacttcaaaatattctaattgaGTTTCCAAAGTATGAGTATTGCATTAATCAAGTCTTTCCATCAACCTCTCCATTAGTATGAGCGTTAAATGTTAGctcaattttgatttgaagcctatttaaaatatattgctCAAATTGCAAACACGTAATGCATCAATTGCTTGGATTAACATGTAAAAGAGAAAGAGTCttcctaaattttaatgaaaatgtttgGTATTAATACTAGTTttgataataaaacaaaagctcgaatttaaaattaaataaacaaattttaaatagtaaattttaaaatttaaaactaaaaaaattataatatcaaGTTTTGAGTTAGCTATATTgatgttgattgagtcttaacttagTTGATATCATTGTTATTGTAACAACTAGAAAGATGTGGGTTCGAGTGGGTTTTTTCCCCTCCAATTTAAGGGTTGGAAGAGATTATGGATAGAAGTAAGATTTGTATAACATAAtggataaatttcaaaactacaCATGAACTTTGATGCAATCATACACAACTTGTATTGTAGTACAAATgtataactaaaaatttgattttgattcaactGTACAcaatcaaaaatatatatacatcaatttatttatatattagataaatataattatttgaatatgcAATATACAAGCGTTAAATGATTCTACATagataattgtgttaataatttataaaagtagaatcaaatgaaattttaatataaaaagatgcacaaaataaatatttatcaaaattcatgcatatatattttatccatAATGTGAGTTTCAATTAGGCTTCCCACCCAGCAAGCAATTCCCAAAAGAATAgaggaaaataaataagaaaacttGCTTGAATATTTTGATCGTAAGGAACGAGAACAGGAGATGCAGTGTGGAAAACACCAACGACGCCTTGGATAGCTTCGTCAAAGCTTCCATCCTCAGTTAAATCAGCTTTCATAATCTTCAACCTCTCCTTTGCTCCTGCCAATTCCATAAGAAAACCAACCTTTTCTGCATCCCCTgctcattcaattcaattcaattcaattaaaaggaaaacatgAAAATCAACCTCATACTTGATGGGGTTCAAGCAACCAACAACCTGGGTCTCGCACTGTGGTACGCACAAAACAACCTTTCTCCAGCAACGACTTCACCAAATAAGCAGCAATGAATCCTGTTCCGCCTGTTACACAATATTCCGCCATATTTCTTCTGTCTTCTTCACTTGtttcatttcttatttctaCCATCACTAAATATATTGGTGGCTCAATTGTCATGTGCTTTgcatttctttatatatttatcatcATGTTTCTTTTGGAGTGGGGAAGGATATAAGCAGATGCTTCATTCATTCCGCAAGAGAGAAACAAAGACCCAGACAAGTGTGctttaaattcattttcctttatttattcaAGCTGGTTTCCATCAggctaattaattatttttaattaaaattttataaaatttaaaggttataaTTTGCGCAaagtttttttacttttcatatatttggaatttaatctctgtatttttattttaggaatttaatccTTCTAATTTTCGAATTTAAAAGTTAGGTCCATctgttaacactattaaaattcttttattaaatttctttggtgtgacattttgaaataaaaaaatactcacttggtatcattgtaacaaaaaataacattataacaGACActgaatttaatgaaaaattttaacagcgctaacaattcttaaaagttcacattatcattttaattagaatacaatatttagactaactaatgagATTATAAAAATCGAtgtaccaaattatgtcaaaattaaaacatataaattaaatctcaaatttgaatgaaatataaggatcaaattgaaatttaaccagCCTTCcattatatatgtgtttacgTAAAAGTTAATTGTATGTTTTTTACTGGGTGTCAAGATCGATTGTGAAATTATGTATCACAAAATTTTGATCCTCCTGTCGTAACCATTTTTTTACCACTAGACGAATTTTGTAAAAACATGAATTCGCCAAAAGGTTtgtcattttaatataattttaaaatagtctataatttattaaaacactaatttttctgtgaaaataaaatttgaggagATGTCGATCTTTAAAACAATATCAACTAATCATGCATTAtccaaaaattgaattaaaataagtttaattttaatattaaaaaataatttcccataacaaaaatagttttctattttaaatcaaatgattatttttcttACGCCCAAAATAGTTGGATGCATTTaggaaattttccattttttttttttgggtgtaAAAAGCTTAGCTTATCGCTGAAAAGACAAAACATGGTTATGTAAACAACTGTAGATGTCGGGGGAGCTTGATCAATAATAGTCAAACTCAGCTCTTCAGCAGCTGGTAACTTAGAAACCCGATCTGCCACACCGTTCATATCCATGGGAATATGAGAAATTTGAACTTACCATACACACCTCTTTAATTCAATTTACCAGCACCAGACCATTTGATTGGCAACAACCGGCTGTAATACACTGGACAGCTATTTCACAGTCTGTTTATTATCTTTATCTTCATTATCTTCAACATTAAAAACTGCCTCATCGAACCGCATGTGATGATATGATGATCAAGGGTGTTCACCATCCCAGATGCGATCTAGGTTTGAGTCGTACTAGTCGCGTTTGTTGTTTGGGCTTTACCCTgttattgtaattcaccaaaaaaaaaaaaaaactccctcatcaataaaatttaaaaatatcaaatctgGACTTCCTCGATATAAAGCCCTTATTTTCTATCGTCGTCTCTTATTCTTAGCAATCATCCAAGGGCAATAACTGCTTTTCGCCACTTGGTCCTCCTTGCTCCGCAGTAGAgctgctcatgggccgggcgacccggcccggcccgacggccctcccgaaatatgggagggttcgggtaaaaatataggcccgaaatataggTTTGGGCAAAACAATGAGgctcgtttagaaaacgggtcgggcctcgggcagcacttttttggcccgggcccggcccggcccggcccgaatataataaatattttttaatttttttatttttaaaatactttttttttaatttttttatttttaaaatattttaaaaatacttttaaaattttttttgtgtttatttaaaaaatgggccgggcctggacaaaaatttcaggcccatatttcgggccgggccaggcccgggCCTAAGACACTTctgggcctggcccggcccatgagcacctctactccGCAGTGCATTTCATATTTTGGTTCACCTCATGGACTAGCTTGGACATGTAAGATGTCTTCAAATGGCCAAACATGCCACACTAACAC harbors:
- the LOC105763110 gene encoding LOW QUALITY PROTEIN: tetraketide alpha-pyrone reductase 2 (The sequence of the model RefSeq protein was modified relative to this genomic sequence to represent the inferred CDS: substituted 1 base at 1 genomic stop codon), giving the protein MTIEPPIYLVMVEIRNETSEEDRRNMAEYCVTGGTGFIAAYLVKSLLEKGCFVRTTVRDPGDAEKVGFLMELAGAKERLKIMKADLTEDGSFDEAIQGVVGVFHTASPVLVPYDQNIQAKIHYLXATLIDPCIKGTLNVLRSCSKASSVKRVVLTSSCSSIRYRFDVQKQQITSLDESHWSDPEYCKRYNLFYAYAKTVAEKEAWRVAKETGMDLVVVNPSFVVGPLLAPHPTSTLLLILAIVKGLRGEYPNTTVGFVHIDDVVAAHILAMEECKASGRLVCSSSVAHWTQIIEILKAKYPSYPFENKCSSQEGDNCEHIMETSKIQKLGFPAFKSVPEMFDDCIKSFQEKGFL